The Amblyomma americanum isolate KBUSLIRL-KWMA chromosome 3, ASM5285725v1, whole genome shotgun sequence genome window below encodes:
- the LOC144124205 gene encoding uncharacterized protein LOC144124205 — translation MASQIKDSCRGDGTSPQRLRDTERMVPETPSLQLAASAARTTPAHPCQAAIYQSGPASIGKATKVARITVKGQNCRRDWRHHLCRLDTGEDQPLSSLYARRRRVHQATAHVLLAPAENLHGTTRARPATTSADAFLSVQPSAPPAHHTNASQLQAQAAEVEGAAVDQAPKYPEEERGDSTDPHADAQLSAVNDGRRSFSERADLRWQEVHEHSRADWRGCRRDWRHHLYRLDTGEDQPRYSLGDRRRSVHQAIAHVLLAPAETLHGTTRARAATTSAGAFRSVQPSAPSVVRSMSSQLPAQAAWITGAAVQQPPKSPVHEDEDNAWLHAAAQLFAVSDKLRSIYECTEFRGEEAGEERRAGQCCLIRKAVANVAATGASITCPLEESPPPPTWI, via the exons ATGGCCAGCCAGATCAAGGACAGCTGTCGAGGAGATGGAACATCACCGCAGAGGCTTCGAGACACTGAGAGGATGGTCCCAGAGACGCCTTCCCTGCAGCTTGCAGCTAGCGCAGCAAGAACGACACCGGCCCACCCTTGCCAGGCCGCCATATATCAAAGCGGTCCAGCAAGTATCG GTAAGGCCACGAAAGTTGCTAGGATCACCGTGAAGGGTCAGAACTG CCGCAGGGACTGGCGCCACCACCTTTGCCGCCTGGACACCGGAGAAGACCAGCCGCTGTCCTCACTCTATGCCCGCAGACGCCGTGTCCACCAGGCGACCGCTCACGTGCTGCTCGCACCGGCCGAAAATCTGCACGGCACAACACGTGCTCGGCCAGCCACCACATCGGCCGATGCATTCCTCAGCGTGCAGCCTTCGGCGCCACCCGCACACCACACGAACGCCTCGCAGCTTCAG GCGCAGGCAGCTGAGGTCGAAGGCGCGGCCGTCGATCAGGCCCCGAAGTATCCCGAGGAGGAGCGGGGCGACAGCACCGATCCGCATGCCGACGCCCAGCTGTCCGCCGTCAACGACGGGCGACGCTCCTTTTCCGAGCGGGCCGAcctgcgttggcaggaagtgcACGAACACTCCCGGGCTGATTGGCGTGGCTG CCGCAGGGACTGGCGCCACCACCTTTACCGCCTGGACACCGGAGAAGACCAGCCGCGGTACTCGCTCGGGGACCGCAGACGCAGTGTCCACCAGGCGATCGCTCACGTGCTGCTCGCACCGGCCGAAACTCTGCACGGCACAACACGTGCTCGGGCAGCCACCACCTCGGCCGGTGCATTCCGCAGCGTGCAGCCTTCGGCGCCATCCGTGGTCCGCTCGATGTCCTCGCAGCTTCCG GCGCAGGCAGCTTGGATAACAGGCGCGGCTGTCCAGCAGCCTCCGAAGTCTCCCGTCCACGAGGATGAAGACAATGCCTGGCTGCACGCCGCCGCCCAGCTGTTCGCCGTCAGCGACAAACTGCGGTCCATTTACGAGTGCACCGAGTTTCGCGGGGAGGAAGCTGGAGAGGAGCGCCGGGCTG GCCAGTGCTGCCTCATTCGCAAGGCTGTCGCAAACGTTGCGGCGACTGGCGCTTCGATAACGTGCCCCCTGGAGGAGTCACCGCCGCCTCCTACGTGGATTTGA
- the LOC144124206 gene encoding uncharacterized protein LOC144124206, with translation MRAMRQLVQRQLTIPDAIKEDCDKSQRPNFGDTSELANASAAVVATVAPCGHRHLQHVHAKLPSPSSRPSTGDATTQPEQEPMASQIKGRCRGDGTSPQRLRDTKSMVPETPSLQLAASAASTTPAHPCQAAICQSGPASIGKATKVAGITVKGQNCRRDWCHHLYRLDTGEDQPLSSVAHRTRRVHQAIAHVLLAPAETLHGTTRARAATTSAGAFLSVQPSVPSVDHWSSSRFQAQAAEVEGAAIEQATKYPEEERGDSTDPHADAQLFAVNDGRRSFSERADLRWQEVHEHSRADWRGWYGCIWTSDMRSPVSGKLLH, from the exons ATGCGAGCCATGCGACAGCTGGTGCAGCGTCAGCTTACAATTCCGGACGCCATCAAAGAGGACTGCGACAAAAGTCAGCGACCCAACTTTGGGGACACCAGCGAGTTGGCGAACGCGAGTGCTGCGGTCGTCGCCACTGTGGCTCCATGCGGCCACCGCCACCTCCAACACGTACACGCCAAGCTGCCCAGTCCCAGCTCTAGGCCCAGCACTGGTGACGCCACGACACAG CCCGAGCAAGAACCCATGGCCAGTCAGATCAAGGGCAGGTGTCGAGGAGATGGGACATCACCGCAGAGGCTTCGAGACACTAAGAGCATGGTCCCCGAGACGCCTTCCCTGCAGCTTGCAGCTAGCGCAGCAAGCACGACACCGGCCCACCCTTGCCAGGCCGCCATATGTCAAAGCGGTCCAGCAAGTATCG GTAAGGCCACGAAAGTTGCTGGGATCACCGTGAAGGGTCAGAACTG CCGCAGGGACTGGTGCCACCACCTTTACCGCCTGGACACCGGAGAAGACCAGCCGCTGTCCTCAGTCGCACACCGCACACGCCGTGTCCACCAGGCGATCGCGCACGTGCTCCTCGCACCGGCCGAAACTCTGCACGGCACAACTCGTGCTCGGGCAGCCACCACATCGGCCGGTGCATTCCTCAGCGTGCAGCCTTCTGTGCCCTCTGTAGACCACTGGAGCTCTTCACGGTTTCAG GCGCAGGCAGCTGAGGTCGAAGGCGCGGCCATCGAGCAGGCCACGAAGTATCCCGAGGAGGAGCGTGGCGACAGCACCGACCCGCACGCCGACGCCCAGCTGTTCGCCGTCAACGACGGGCGACGCTCCTTTTCCGAGCGGGCCGACTTGCGTTGGCAGGAGGTGCACGAACACTCCCGGGCTGATTGGCGTGGCTG GTATGGCTGCATCTGGACCAGCGACATGCGCTCGCCGGTTTCGGGGAAGCTGCTTCACTAG